The genomic interval atgatGGCAGACTGCAATCTCTGGCAATGGCAGCCATACCAGTCATACACCTGGTACAGGGGAGGAATCACACACTTGTCCATATTAAAAACAGTTCATGGTAAGAGTCTCCCAAGGGGTGACAGAAAGCAGGCAAATGGAAAGGGGCACCATTTCAAACCTCAGTTCACACAGAATATATGCTTTGCCTGCTGCCACTTTCCTTAAAACCCATAAGCAAATCCTACTCTCCCATCCACTCATGTGGGTCCAGATGGGCATGCAAAACTGGGCTTGGAAATTGAGACCCTGTCTTGTTTGCATCTGTGATGCCAGGCCCTGGCCCTCTGGGGACCTGTTGTTACAGAAACACCTGGGTttattaaaagcttctgcacCACCCACAGCACTGAACCATCATTCTTCTGCCCTAACGCTGAGCCCTTGTGTGTATCCAACAGGTACTCTAAAGCAACACTAGCCTTCTAAGTTTACTGTCAGGACCTTTGATGCACTCACTTTGGGATAGATTACAAGCAAGAGCCAGAGGCCTTGTGAAGGAAGTAGCCCAGAATGTGCACTTCTCTGCTGAGTGACAAGTGAGTCTGGGATTCCCCAGGTGAGAAGGGACACCATGGTGCCTCTGACTCCTGTCATAACCGTTTCCTATGAAATGAAGAACGCATTTCTGTTCTTTTCGGTCCTGGAGTTTGCAGTAGGAATCCTAGTCAATGCCTTCATTGTCTCGGTGAATTTTTGGGACGTGGTGAGGAGGCAGCCACTGAGCAACTGTGACCTTGTCCTGCTAAGCCTCAGCCTCACGCGGCTGTTCCTGCACGGGGTGCTCTTTCTGGATGCCGTCCAGCTCACCCACTTCCAGAGGATGAAGGACCCACTGAGTCTCAGCTACCAAACCACCATCATGCTCTGGATGATCATAAATCAAGCTGGCCTGTGGTTCACCACCTGCCTTAGTCTCTTCTACTGCTCCAAGATTGTCCGTTTCTCTCGCACCTTCCTGCTCTGCTTGGCCAGCTGGATCTCCAGGAAGACACCCCGGATGCTCTTGGGTGCCGTTCTTTTCTCCTGCCTCTGCACTGTTTTTTGCTTATGGGACTTTTTAGTAGCTCTCACTTCTCAGTCACAACTAGGTTATCAATGAATAACAATACGGAGCTCAATTTGAAAACTGCAAACCTCCGTTTCTCTCgttccttcctcttctgcagCCTGGGGTCCATccctcctttcttgctttttctggTTTCTTCCGGGCTGCTGATTGCCTCCCTGGCAAGGCACATGACGACAATGAGGGCCCAAACCAGGGACTCTCGGGATCCCAGCCTGGAGGCCCATTTTAAAGCGCTCAGAACTCTCGTCTCCTTTTTCTGCCTGTACATGGTGTCCTTCTGTGCCGCCGTAATCTCGGTGCCTTTACTGATGCTCTGGCACAACAAGATCGGGGTAATGGTCTGTGTAGGGATACTGGCAGCCTGTCCCTCGGGACACGCAGTCATCCTGATTGCCGGCAATGCCAAGCTGAGGAGAGCAGTGGAGACCCTTCTCCTCTGGGCTCAGAGAAGCCTAAGGCTAAGGGTAGACCGCAAGGCAGATCCCAggacaccagatctaagctgagAGCGGACACGAAACGGGCTCTTTGTGACTATGCCTCTGACTGTTCATAAAGCCTCCAGACACccattccagggagttcccttgtggcacactgggttaaagatccagcatggtcaccgcagcagctcaggtttgatccctggcttggaaacttttatatgccatgggcacagccaaaaaaaaaaaaaaaaaaaaaaaaaaaaaaaagaaacaaaaaacaaacattctaatttcttttgtaaaatataactGAGAGCCTCTCTACTTTATATCAATGGACTCACTGtagcagaataaaataaagacctaTACACGGTGTACGCAAGTAGAATGGCATTGATTGCCTAGGTCTGTCttgataaaatgaacaaaatagagaaGTGAAGTACTCAGGGTAAATGCTTTGTATACTAGCAAGGCTGTTCATGCTGGTTATGGGCCAAACTATGAGAACTCACCTTTTATGAAATAACATCTAAATCCCAAGACAGCATGACTGGCTGGCTTTTCACATGACTATTTCATAAAACTGCTATTTCAACATATTCATTATGAGGGCAATTACGTTAGCCTCCTCAAGCTCTGCAGTTTTCATGGAAACGCGAGGTAGGAAAAGACACCTTGGAAAAACAATGTCATTGCTTCAGCTTTAAGAGGCACTACACTGAAACTCCTGCAGGAATCAGAGCATGGGTCATGTTGTCTGAAAATGCACTTCCTCAGAAATGTGCATTCAACCTACTTCGtagtgagaaaaagagagaggtagATAGTTGCTCAGTGGGTGGCCTGGATGCCAAACCCTCTGGGTGCCTTCCAGCTCTACTGCACTTACTCTGGAAGGCAGCGCTTTGCCTGGTATCAAGCATTGGTTGGTCTGGATGGGGAACTTGCCCAAATAACCTCATTAAAAGGTAGGTTCGTAGAGACCAGCATTCTCTGCCTGCACAGGAACCTAACCAGAAAAGCTTTCCTCAAATCTGATCCTAAAAGACTCGGTAGAAGAAAAGGTACACCAGACACAGATCTTCGTGGGCTTCAGAGGCATAGCTGGTCATCACTGCAGCCCCTGGTTCTGCTGGCTGTGGGTGCTGATAAAGCCATGCTTCCTCCTTGTAAACCCTGTTCTGGAGAAATCCAATCCCTCTTCTCAGTTTCCCAAACAAATTACCCTTTGTGTCACCTCCAATTTGCACCTTCATCTGGTTTCCCTTCCTTGGTTGACACCAAAGTTGTCTTTGGTTTTCCCCAAAGACAGTGGAAGCCACTCATGGCTGCACATTAAACTTTGCCTGAAGAGCTTTTAAAGTATCAACGCCTGGGCCACATACAAGGCTGATTAAATCAAATCTATGGTGGTAGAGCCCTGGCATCATTTTCTAAAAAGCTCTCTGGATAATTCCAGGGTGCAATCAATGTTGGGAACTACTGTTCTAGATACTATTTATCTTGAGCTGGATGATAGGACCCTCCAACTGGACTGTATGGTGACTTTTTAATTACACCTTTTCCTGGAAAACTTGGAGGAATATGATCGTAAAAGCAAATAAAGGACATCCcttcttaattttctctcttatttttgcaTAAACTCTTCTCTGGACAGGTATCCATTACATATTATTGCTCtccatggctttattttttatttttatttatttattcattttgctttttagggccacacctgcagcatatggaagttaccaggctaagggtcgaattggagctacagctgccagcctacaccacagccacagcaacgtgggatccaagccacatctgtgacctataccacagctcatggcaacgccagatctttaacctactgagcgaggccaagggtcgaacccaattcctcatggatactagtcagttttgtttctgctgagccacaaggggaactgccTCCATAGCTGTATTCTTAACATTGTATTTTGATgtaatttcaaatttatagaaaaggtGCAAGAATATCCATATACCTTTTAgccagatttactttttttttttagggccacacctgcggcatgtggaagttctcagactaggggttgaatcagagctacagctgtcagcctacgccacagctatagcaacgccagatctgagccacatctgcgacctacccacagctcatgtcaatgccagatccttaacccaccgagcgaggccagggatccaacccgcatcatcatagttcctagtcgttaaccattgagccacgaaggaaacgccccagatttattcatttttcacatttttccccaTTCCTCTGTCCCCAGTTCCAATCCCCAAATATAGGGTTCACTTTAGTTTTCcccttttatatatttgtaactCCTTTCTCTAACCATGAGAAATATCCTCTATTTATGcttaatatattttctcatttactgATGCCTAGAATACAGAGAAAGTGGTTTTGGAATTGCTATCCTATAACactgcaaaaagcaaaataactggAGTTTAGTATTtgtttacagaatttttttcatttttaggcaaAACTGACACACAACAACATGCATAGATGTTAAATGTACAACTTGGTGAGATGTGATaggtatatgtacatataaccaTATTGTATACCAAATATGATATACAATATTTCCATCAGCAGAGAAGGTTCCAGTATTCCTCTTCCACAAATGTCCACCCACCACGAGCAACCACTGTACTAATTTCTTTCTGTAGATTATTTCTTCCCATAGATTAATCTTGCCTATTCCTGTCTGGAAAATCAAATGGTATAGACTCTTGATTCTGCTACTTTTTCTCAAGAGAATGCTTTTGACATTCATCCTTAATAGTATGTGAGTCATAACTTGTTTATCCACTTTTGATGAATAGTTGCATTGTTGATGATTTGGCACTGTGATGAATAAACATtcttaaattcatctttttttggccacagttttcatttctcttagatagatactaggagtggaattactgtgTCATGAAGTTGATGTACATTTAACGTTATAAGAAGCTGCTAAAGAGTTTTCCAGAGTGATCCCAGCATTTTATGCTCCCGTCAACAATGTAGGAGAGGTctacattttcaccaacatttGGTATCATCAGTCTTTTTAAATCTGGGCCATTCTAAGTGGAGGTGTACAATACCTCACttgggttttaatttgcatttctctaacaactAGTGACATGGAGTACCCTTTCCCATCCTTCACGGACATTTGAACATCTTCTATTATCAAGTAACTATTTGATTTGTTTTCCCCTTATTTAattggccacaaccatggcatatggaagttcctgggacataGATCAAAGCCATGCCAAAGCAGCCACCCAAGCTTCTGCAGTCTACaaggccagaaccttaacccactgaaccacaagaaaactccttgaGGTGTCTTTTATTGTATCACTGTAGAAGTTTTTTTGTagtatttatgtgtatatgttcttaatatatgtgtgtacacacacacacacacacacacacacacacacacacacagatcttaaaaatattcagtctataaaaaactaaaaacagagttaccatatgatccagaaatcctactctaggatatatatctagaaaagacaaaaactctaatttgtaaagatacatataccccagTGTTCAGAGTAGCAatgtttacagtagccaagacatggaagcaacctaggtgtccatcaaTAAAGATATggatgtataaagaagatgtggggagttcccgtcatagcgcagtggttaacgaatccgactaggaaccatgaggttgcgggttcggtccctgcccttgctcagtgggttaacgatccggcgttgccgtgagctgtggtgtaggttgcagactcggctcggatcccgagttgctgtgactctggcataggccggtggctacagctccgattcaacccctagcctgggaacctccatatgccgtgggagcggcccaagaaatagcaacaacaacaacaacaacaacaaaaaaacaacaacaacaacaacaacaaaaaaagacaaaaaaaaaaaaagatgtggcacacacacacacacacacacacacacacacacacacacacaatggaatattactcagctataaaaaagaatgaaccaatgccgtttccagcaacatggatggatctagagattatacTAAGTTAGACaaacaaatatcatgatatcatttatatgtagaatctaaaaaatgatacaaatgaattgtttacaatataaaatagaaacagactcatagatatagaaaataagCTTATGGTAATCAAAGGAGAAAGAGgtgaagagggataaattaggagtatgggattagcagatacaaacaactgcacataaaatagataaacaacaaagtcctactagtacagcacaggaaactatattcaatatcttgtaataacctgtaatggaaaaaaattcagtttgaCAGTCTATGAACATGATATATTgcttgatttatttgttttataatttctctcagcaatattCTATCATTTTTGGTGTAGGTGTCTTTTTTTATGACAaaattttttatgataaaattttatgacaaaattttttatgataaaatttataaaattttatcatgaagtatttaaaattttataatgttaCTATATACAGGATATTTCAATTTTCATATTGCAATTGTTTGCTGCTAGTTTGTAAAATGGTGGTACATTAACCATGTATCTGTCACTTTCCTACATTAATTTAATAATGCTAATAGTTATTTGTAGgttctttgaaattttatactcaatcatgtcatcagcaaatatcttccttttcaatctttatgccctgtatatatttttttactggCTGGGATTGTCAGCAAaatctttttatacttttttttcttcttttttaattaaagtataattaatttacaattttgtgccaatttctgctgtacagtaagcaacccagccacacatatacatacattcccttgcttatattatcttccattatggcctatcccaagagactaaatatagttccctgtgctatacactaggagcTTATTTCTTCTCTATTCAAAACTATTAcaaaatgtaacagtttgcatctactaacagtTTGCTTATTTCTTCTCTATTCAAAACTATTAcaaaatgtaacagtttgcatctactaaccccaagctcccagtccatcccactccctcccctgacccccttggcaaccacaagtctgttttctatgtctataagtttgtttctgttttgtagataggttcatttgtgccatgttttagattccacatataagtgatatcatatggtatttgtctttctctttctgacttccctcacttagtatgagagtctctagttgcatccatgttgctgaaaatggccttatttcattcttttttatggttgagtagtattcctttgcatatatgtaccacatcttcttaatccattcatctgtcgatggacacctagcttgcctccatatcttggctactgtgaatatagtgctgctatgaacttacAGGCACATGTATCTTCGAGTAAAGTCTTCATTAGAAGGAATGTTGAGTATATACATCCTTcctcattcctgatcttagaaggaaaacattatttcatgaggccatattttggattcttaATTGAATGCCTGGCCTGAGAGGACATCAGAGATTGTTTATTCTTATAATTTACCCATTATCTGAGACTGGGGCTACACCATACTCCTGAACACAAACTCATATACCTCTAGTCTCACCTTGACACTTGTTTTAATACGGCAATTAATACTGGACTTTTTAGGGTGACTATGCCTCCAATAATTAAGTACTCTGCATCCACACAATTCAGTACCTCAGGACACCTAGACTCGATGAACTTTGTATAGGCTGCCCTCTGCCAGGATCACCCCTCTATCTGAGACCAAATCAATCTGTCTGGGAATACTCCGAGGTGGACTGCAGTGCCATTtgaaacttgtcttttctttaaGGTGAGCCTATTtaaagttttctctctttttttaagttttcttaataaaaaatttatcagtgtgtggaggagttcccgtcatggttcagtggttagtgaatccgactaggaaccatgaggttgcaggttctatccctggcctcgatcagtgggttaaggatctggcattgccgtgtgctgtggtgtaggtcgcagatgtggctcggatcccaagttgctgtggctctagggtaggccagcagctacagctccaattggacccctagccagggaacctccatatgccacaggaggcaaaaagacaaaaagacaaaaaaaagtttatcagtGTGTTTCTCCCTTGAACCTTATTATCCTGTGCATTTTGTAATAAATTCCTTGGAGAAGGAGAGATCCAGAACAGCAGTGAAGTTGCAATTGAGTAAACTTAAAGATTTCAAGTTAATACCTCAGAGTGATGCAAAGAATAATAAAACACATTCTGTTTAGTGCAGAATCTTTCATTTGCTTGGGGGATACACACCATCATACAGGGTACATTTAAGTGGTGTAAAAGGCTGTGTGTAACTGAGTGTCAAAATTCTTGgcataaataaaatgtgagacCAGAGTTCAGATTGTAATTTAAGTGAAATGGCATAAACAAAGGTGTACAGGTGGGAATAAGCATAGTATGTTCTGTACAGGTAGGTCAAGGTCAGATTGCAAAGCCAGCTCAAGAGCTAATTCCTGTTCATGTTAATGGTTATAGTAGAAccttaaatagaaaaatgatatgATCACAGCAATGGGTTTATAAAGTTTTGCCTGATAGTGTTTTCTAATATTGATTTGAAGGGGAAGAGCCACGTGCACTCCAAattcagtgaaatatttaaagtaggaTGGAGGTAATGGGAAGGGAGAAAGTGAAATACAATATCAGAGCTTTTGAAAAGCATCATCAACTAGCATCTTGATATGCTGTGTGACAGAGAAGAATGAATCAAGGAGGCTTTCCGTGTGTATGTGGTAATATGATATAATtactaacaaaaataaagaagttggAAAAGGAAGTTGGATTGAGTTTGAGGAAAATGGTAAACGTGGTTTGGAACTTATGTGCAGCTGAATTGACGTCATGTCATCTAGTTGGAAAACACGGGCAGTCTTGAAAATGAAGAACTAAATTTCAGATCAGAGGACAGAACTGGAAATAGACTTGTGGTCATCAGAAGAAGAACTAGTCTGGAAGAAGTGAATTTTGAATTGGGTTAGAAAGGTAAAGGGAAATCGTGGGCAAGGTTGGAGATCATAAAGTTCTGGCAGGAGCAAGCGGTAATCAGAACGGCTGGGATAgaccagggtgtgtgtgtgtgtgtgtgtgcgcgcgcgcgccttCCTAGCGCATTCTTTCTCCTGAGGACAAGCACCCCCAGCTGGGGGTAGCTGCTCCTCATGCTCTACATTAGGATGTTCACCATGATCCTGGCCCTGACCGTAACTGATGAaccttttctaggtccatcaatgtcTACCTTTGGGGTTTTTCTAACTTGATCCCAGAAAAATGTGTAAGACATGAAATACAGCAGCTTCTCAGGCTCCCTGCCATATTTCCTATCACAGGAGGAAGTGAGCAGAGACAAGAGGTGAATATAGCAAGACCTAGTTTTGTCTCTTGACATTCCAGAGGTCCATCTGTATCCCTGTCTGCCTTGGTTTCATTGTGTAACCTTTCATCATATGCCATGAGCCATACAAAGGTATAGAGGTGGGACTAATACTTTTGCTTACATTTAGTTTCAATTGAAGTTCTTCGACTTGTGACCAAAAGATCTATGATACAGTGATACCATAATACAAAACCCATACATGGAACCAGTAGGCCCATGAGCAGACACAAGGTATAACCATCTCAGTTAGTTAATgacaaaggggggggggattatTCTTAGAATGGGCCTGCTCAGACTCAATCGGAAATCCAAATAATGATGGATTAACTTTAATGGTGCAAAAACAATGAACAATCACAGGAGATCCAGAGAGTGGGTTATTGTTAGGGCTGCTTTTTCATGATACATTTTATTCCCCTTGGTCTACTTTGTTTGCAGGGAATATTTAACTTAACATGTTTATGATTACATTTAAATGAAGgcttatttctttaattaatggTGCTATTGTCTTAAATACTACCTGAGATGGCATCGTGCTTTTAAAGGAGTGAGGGGAGAGGAGATGTTGATAGAGGAGTAACCCTCAGCTCTCTGTACAAAGGAGCCCTAAATACACACagctcatttttaattatttggggAGAATGCCCCCCAATGTCTCTCATCACAGATAATCTCTCCTCCTAATCATTTAGCCAACTTTCTATAGGTACCTGAGGCATATCCATGCCAAAAGGGCAAGGAggggaaactgaaaaagaatgagagatcACAAAGTATCTATTTTGCTGTTTTGCTGGACTAGCACCTCTCAAGTGCAGACTAAAGGTGCTCTGGGCATCTTCTAGTTTGAGCAAAAAGGCAATGGAAATCTTCGTAAGTGGAAGCTtgcatatacatgcacatatccCAGAGGAAACACAAGAAGCCCATCTATAAACTTTAAGGATTTCCAGTATCAGTACCAAATGTTCCAGCTTCAGAGTGATTACTGAAGTAACTGGTGGGTTCCCTGGAGGAGGCGATACTGAGTGCCTCTAAGGCTTATCTAAATGTTCACTGGACTTGAGCAATTGTTTATACACAGTTTAGTTTCATATAAACCCGGGATTTTTCACTTCAttagtttgtatcttttattttcaccCATTGGGATCTTTGAGCAATGACTTTGGATATAAGGTACAGACACTTTTCTCCATTACTCTTTGCTTCTAGGACACAAATTTGCAGAGAGACAACTCGTGATGCAGTCAGTGAATAGCACAGTCAGTGGTTATGCACGAGGGTTCTGGGGTCACAATGCCCGATGTTGTCAATACTGACTACATTTGAAACGAAAACATCTATTAATAGATGAATGATTCACACAGCATGATACCATTTCTGTAGGCTCTAAATAACCTACAAAACTTCACTGCCTATTATCTAGAGTTACATGGGTGTGTGATAAAGTATAAAGAAATGTGCAAGAATGATAAACAACAAATTCAGGAGAGTGGTTACTGCTGGTGGAAGTTGGGGATGTGATTTGTGAGTAGTACAAAGGAGTTTCAGTTATACTGCAATGTTTCATTTCTTGGACTAGGAGATGGGTGTTCATTATagtattctttattcttttttgtacatgtaaaatattatatgatatagtttttaaaagattgcaTCAAAGACTTGTCATTACATGTCACTTAAGCATTTTCAATACATCTTTGCTGGGACATTCACATGGAGGTACACAACTATGAGTTTGTCAGACACCCTGTTTGACAAAAAGTCTAACTGGGGAAAATTTGTTTAGCACTAAATAATCTAGTTCATATTCTATGCCAAAATCAGTTTTCAGAAATGAAACAGATGACATGACATAAATTTCTaagattataaaaaattaattgctAATATATGCTTGccaatttcaaaattattagaCAAGCGTTCTACTCATATTTAGAAGAATCTATACTTAAAAAGAACTATTTTCCATTATGAAGCAGAAGGCAATTAAATATGGCTTCTAGTTAAAAGGATTCAGGGTCTTTgaactataccacaaagcaacaatcatcaaaactgtatggtgctggaacaaagacagacatatagatcagtggaaaaggatagaaagcccagaattaaacccatgcacctacagccaactaatttatgacaaaggaggcaagaatatacaatggagaaaagacagccccttcaataagtggtgttgggaaaattggacagccacatggaaaagaatgaaattagaacactccctaacaccatacacaaaaataaactcaatatggattaaagacctagacataagaccagacactagaaaattcttaagaggaaaacataagccaaacactctctgatgtaaatgacagcaacatcttctcagatctacctcttagacagtaaaaacaaaaataaacaaattggacctaattaaacttaaaagtttctgcacagcaaaggaaaccctaaacaaaatgaaaagacaacccacagaatgggagaaaatctttgcaaatgaatcaactgacaagggattaatctccaaaatttacaaagaccttctgcagctccataccaaaaaaaaacaaatgaaaaaacaaatcaaaaaatgggcagaagatctaaacacacaattatccaaagaagacatacagatggccaaaaaacacatgaaaagatgttcaacatcactcatcattagagaaatgcaaatcaaaaccatgatgaggtaccaccttacacctcgtcaaaaagtctacaaacaataagttctggagaaggtgtggagaaaaaggaaccctattacactgttggtgagattgtaaattggtgcaaccactgtggaaagagaattaccatttgatccagaaatcccctcctgggcatctatccagagaaaatcatgacttgcaaagacacatgtactccaatgttcattgcagcactatttacaatagccaagacatggaaacaacctaaatgtccatcaacagaggagtggatcaagatgtagtacatatacacaatggaatattactcagccactaaaaggaatgaaataccagcatttttagcaacatggatggacatagaaattatcatgctaagtgaagtcagccatacgatgagacaccaacatccaatgctttcactgacatgtggaatctgaaaaaaggacagactgaacttctttccagaacagatactaactcacagactttgaaaaatttatggtctccaaaggagacagttcgtgGGGTGAGGGGACAcgctggggttgggggatggaaatcctataaaattggattgtgataatcattgtacaactataaatgtaataaattcattgagtaataaaaaaataaaaataaaaggattcagGGTAAATTCTGCATTTTACATCTCAATGTACAATATTAACCTGAAATTGCAATCCACGAAAGTATCAAGTTTTTAGTTCCAAATCAAAAACATGTAACAAACATTTCTAACTtgcaatttgtattttttcaatgaacttaaaatattgtcttcagttcctattgtggctcagccgtacaGCAATAaaagaactcaactagcatccatgaggactcaggttttattcctggccttgctcagtgggttaaaggatctggcattgaggtaAGCTGTGGactagctcacagacatggctcagatcctgcattgctgtggctgtggtgtaggccagcagctgcagctctgattgaaccccccagcctgggaacttccatatgtcacagatgcagtcctaaaaaacaaaaaaataaaaataaaaaatatctccaATATCACACCTTTATGCTGTGTGTTTgagcaaaaattaaaagcttcATGTAGTTCTGGTGAGTGTTTTTCTCATgcttgttcaacatcactcattatatTAATTGTCAAGTACCTATAGGTATTTGACTTTGTAAACCACTGGTTTATAAGCTACAATACtataaaaacatataaagcaaAGATGTACTTCTTCACtcaaaaggagggagaaaggtcTCTGAGATATAACTCTGGTAGAATTATACAAAATATCCATCACCGAAGCAAATGATGAAATTTGTGACTTACTGTACCTCCACTGCAGTAAATTCACTCTCTGCATCAGTCACCACCACAAAATTTGCGGGTCATACCTTCACAATTGTGTATATGGCCAATCCAAAAGTTTTTCTAAAGCCAAGGAATAGTGTTGCTCAAAAATGATTTCACATTCAATCTTAACACAGAAATGACCACATTTAAAGGACTATTTTCTTGCAACTTCTACTTTACAACTTTCCAAAATGTTAGGGCCATCTGTGAGCAAGGACTCGATTTTCTATGTCTTGAGTCAATTTTGGTAAGTTATATTTGATTAgtaatttatctattttgttgaaGTTTAAAACTTTAAGGCCTTAAATTTGCAAtcttctctttttcaatttttttttaaatttatgtggtATTTTCTTACCCATCATCTTTCACAGTCTCTTAAAAACAGCA from Sus scrofa isolate TJ Tabasco breed Duroc chromosome 18, Sscrofa11.1, whole genome shotgun sequence carries:
- the TAS2R38 gene encoding LOW QUALITY PROTEIN: taste receptor type 2 member 38 (The sequence of the model RefSeq protein was modified relative to this genomic sequence to represent the inferred CDS: inserted 1 base in 1 codon) gives rise to the protein MVPLTPVITVSYEMKNAFLFFSVLEFAVGILVNAFIVSVNFWDVVRRQPLSNCDLVLLSLSLTRLFLHGVLFLDAVQLTHFQRMKDPLSLSYQTTIMLWMIINQAGLWFTTCLSLFYCSKIVRFSRTFLLCLASWISRKTPRMLLGAVLFSCLCTVFCLWXLFSSSHFSVTTRLSMNNNTELNLKTANLRFSRSFLFCSLGSIPPFLLFLVSSGLLIASLARHMTTMRAQTRDSRDPSLEAHFKALRTLVSFFCLYMVSFCAAVISVPLLMLWHNKIGVMVCVGILAACPSGHAVILIAGNAKLRRAVETLLLWAQRSLRLRVDRKADPRTPDLS